One stretch of Papaver somniferum cultivar HN1 unplaced genomic scaffold, ASM357369v1 unplaced-scaffold_154, whole genome shotgun sequence DNA includes these proteins:
- the LOC113336908 gene encoding uncharacterized protein LOC113336908 gives MEANQQKQQQQPEPVLPNGQNKFWTCCPICNIKYQFNREVMLRVLRCQGCLKPFIAYDMNAQAVPPPGGNSGSLSAKKDVVRQDDSLMCRETMQSNGGNAAMLSQPSIKASEDAGMFSQASIKASVDAAILSQTSTKTFVTAAVLSQTSTKARGDAASSSQSSIKACGNAASISQPSTKACGDAKNLSQPSTKACGSVAMLTQPSEEGPKRFFDFDVYRSEACFAPDQMWAMYDDINGMPRCYVRIKKVFSPGFKVLVVCLEFTSEDQFEIHWSKSGLPVACGTFKYKKIDTVEDIRAFSHRIICENGAVGGTYKVYPRRGETWAIFKNWNINWTSDSDSNRDYEYELVEILSDYTKESGLWVAYLDKIKGFVSLFKHNVMNCFHILSNELLRFSHRVPSFKTAGFECKEIPEGYFELDPATLYRKHVRISDPADMRGNVKIIDSMINCSLKSGAIKKPRSKKRKETEGRDPTDAGYSKGGNGLVNVCSEKPSEECTALSLGKTSGVADGSKSCEASNFLGDAMDMSPDGMDVAKQTSPESSMDLCAVPEAEFYSFEDDKSQDNFQAGQTWALYSELDDLPKHYAQIDCIELCPDFRMEVKWLEAFTPPKGVIQLPDKKMPMSCGTFKANETGVFSDTAAFSHLLTGVSANKEDMYEIYPKKGEVWALYRNFKFDWKCSDLRKCKYDVVEVREVYDDRWVIVLVLEQVTGFKTVFQAKTEAGRDFIMAIPWIELFIFSHQIPAFRLTEARYGSLRCCLELDPKSIPACLISSK, from the coding sequence ATGGAGGCTAACCAGCAAAAGCAACAACAACAGCCGGAACCAGTGCTTCCTAATGGCCAGAATAAGTTCTGGACTTGTTGTCCTATTTGTAATATAAAGTACCAATTTAATAGAGAGGTGATGCTAAGAGTTCTTCGATGTCAAGGTTGTTTGAAACCTTTTATTGCTTATGATATGAATGCTCAAGCAGTGCCACCACCGGGAGGTAATAGTGGGTCTTTATCTGCAAAGAAAGATGTAGTGAGACAGGATGATTCACTGATGTGCAGAGAAACTATGCAGAGTAATGGTGGCAATGCAGCAATGTTGTCACAGCCATCCATCAAAGCTAGTGAGGATGCAGGAATGTTCTCACAGGCATCCATCAAAGCTAGTGTGGATGCAGCAATATTATCACAGACATCCACTAAAACTTTTGTCACAGCAGCAGTGTTATCACAGACATCCACTAAAGCAAGGGGTGATGCAGCATCATCATCACAGTCATCTATTAAAGCTTGTGGCAATGCGGCATCGATATCACAGCCATCCACTAAAGCTTGTGGTGATGCGAAAAATTTATCACAACCATCCACTAAAGCTTGTGGAAGTGTAGCAATGTTAACACAGCCATCCGAAGAGGGTCCCAAGAGGTTTTTTGACTTCGACGTGTATAGGAGTGAAGCATGCTTTGCACCTGATCAGATGTGGGCCATGTATGATGATATAAATGGCATGCCCAGATGCTACGTCCGCATCAAGAAAGTTTTTTCACCTGGTTTCAAGGTGCTCGTCGTCTGTTTAGAGTTTACATCTGAGGACCAGTTTGAGATTCATTGGAGCAAGAGTGGGTTGCCCGTTGCTTGCGGGACGTTCAAATACAAGAAGATTGATACGGTTGAAGATATACGTGCATTCTCCCATAGGATTATCTGTGAAAATGGTGCGGTAGGAGGTACCTATAAGGTTTATCCCAGAAGAGGTGAAACTTGGGCCATCTTCAAGAACTGGAACATTAATTGGACTTCCGATTCAGACAGCAATAGAGACTACGAGTATGAATTAGTGGAAATACTTTCAGATTATACCAAGGAATCAGGCCTTTGGGTCGCCTATTTAGATAAGATTAAAGGTTTTGTAAGCCTGTTTAAACACAATGTCATGAATTGCTTTCACATACTGTCGAATGAACTTCTACGATTCTCGCACAGGGTTCCTTCCTTCAAAACGGCTGGTTTCGAATGCAAGGAAATCCCTGAAGGTTATTTTGAACTTGATCCTGCTACCCTGTATCGTAAGCATGTTCGAATTTCTGATCCTGCTGACATGAGAGGAAATGTTAAAATTATCGATTCCATGATTAATTGTTCTCTTAAATCTGGAGCAATTAAGAAGCCCcgttcaaagaagagaaaagagaCTGAAGGAAGGGACCCCACGGATGCTGGGTACTCGAAAGGTGGAAACGGGTTGGTGAATGTGTGCAGTGAGAAGCCAAGCGAAGAATGTACTGCTTTATCATTGGGCAAGACCTCTGGAGTTGCAGATGGGTCGAAAAGTTGCGAAGCTTCAAATTTTCTGGGTGATGCTATGGACATGAGTCCAGATGGTATGGATGTTGCCAAGCAAACCTCTCCAGAGTCTTCGATGGACCTTTGTGCAGTTCCAGAGGCAGAATTTTATAGTTTTGAAGATGACAAATCGCAGGACAACTTTCAGGCTGGTCAGACATGGGCTTTGTACAGTGAGTTAGATGACTTGCCCAAGCACTATGCTCAGATAGATTGTATTGAATTGTGCCCAGATTTTAGAATGGAGGTAAAATGGCTGGAAGCATTCACCCCACCGAAGGGCGTGATTCAGTTGCCTGATAAGAAAATGCCCATGAGCTGTGGAACTTTCAAAGCTAATGAAACAGGGGTGTTTAGTGATACCGCTGCTTTCTCTCATTTGTTAACAGGAGTATCTGCTAACAAGGAAGATATGTACGAAATCTATCCAAAGAAAGGAGAGGTATGGGCTTTATACAGAAACTTCAAGTTCGACTGGAAGTGCTCCGACTTGAGGAAATGTAAGTATGATGTGGTTGAAGTTCGAGAGGTATACGATGATCGTTGGGTtatagtgttggttttggaacAGGTTACTGGTTTCAAGACAGTATTCCAGGCTAAAACTGAAGCTGGGCGTGACTTCATCATGGCTATACCATGGATTGAGTTGTTTATATTCTCTCATCAAATTCCTGCTTTCCGTTTGACAGAAGCAAGATATGGAAGTTTGCGGTGCTGTTTGGAGCTTGATCCCAAATCGATACCAGCTTGTTTAATTTCTTCGAAGTAA
- the LOC113336703 gene encoding uncharacterized protein LOC113336703, with protein sequence MESDTCRSDALAQFPSSSSSQSVLGGDLSKDDEKAKEFGLLNDTVRYGDEEFESQFETQELEDADCGGFSESDGEGTDTTVVLEEDGDNDDECRSGVTPTSFRKKKDIVLGSDTAADKCASGSVKKSCMSVSNNVSKNLGDDEEMADTRNPTPVITNFIDDAKSDRSMCNGNMKGGRTVGANSVVKKLSFEDTSDLKNFSFKDNESTDGAQDTTLSVAFNHQLAGLSYLDSEEPGEWTQNNALDIVDKFLSVNDLKMSQEAVPEKASNENNFSVSRTKDTLELAKRINIRSPTRDASIFDWRDIPEDEEAGISSFKNKKKDRNSSCKKKKEGLNLGKRMMRVARSDPSLLLDDPKGVSKGIETSELEINNSFEFNKQLDAVIQEKLPEVTGINNDVMDTYDVGFDTQMAAEAMQDLLCGAPASHDSDSSHQLPENTIVCSPRGDLEINSCLKHDLVHKKHRSTDPGAAIRQDKKMKIVEAKSRNEITSVKLRGKQRKPASGEKRKAKGNLKREGAYSGTKSAKSADSKTTVTEQEMRSVKGDNNSLDNLLESNENLSLNRSLLQEVGTFTPIACRTRRSRAAKPLEGLNLSTNSVEAKYLLSGISHSSGKSPNLRVKSQLPNIKEQSQQINRDLGGLHEVSDCRRSRRSCSNVAVHLNRDGNLDDQPNVTTEEINFGFIPRRKRSKCRVRGSFNSEIKNDAGSILTPDPSICSRGKKFGETMVGKNLCESGLADGTINCSITVVNGNLGPKVLGKTKSSGDCGKETEVFMSSNENDAASPVFTQYYCGKKSRKKSLLRPSLAEELTWLDSIEASPSVVKDLRKRRDMASVRVLFSNHLGEDIIKHQQKISRRLGICIASSSSEATHFIADQFARTRNMLEAIAHGKHVVTHLWLESCEQAGCLIDEKNYILRDPKKEKEIGFSMPVSLARARKSPLLQDKQVFITPNVKPSKQLVSDLAKAVHGQIVEEMGKYAKNSNKIPDDLLVFSCEEDHRICMPLVEKGAAIYSSEILLTGIIVQKLEYGRHRLFRDQ encoded by the exons ATGGAAAGTGATACTTGCAGAAGCGATGCCCTAGCTCAGTTCCCCTCATCTTCTTCGTCGCAATCGGTTCTAG GGGGAGATTTGTCCAAGGATGATGAGAAAGCAAAAGAATTTGGTTTACTCAATGATACTGTGAGATATGGGGATGAAGAATTTGAATCTCAATTTGAAACTCAAGAATTAGAAGATGCAGATTGTGGTGGGTTTTCTGAAAGTGATGGAGAAGGAACAGATACGACTGTAGTATTGGAGGAGGATGGTGACAATGATGATGAATGCCGTAGTGGTGTCACTCCAACCAGTTTTAGGAAGAAGAAGGACATTGTTTTGGGTTCTGACACAGCGGCTGACAAGTGTGCTTCAG GATCTGTGAAAAAGAGCTGTATGTCAGTATCTAACAATGTGTCAAAGAATCTTGGGGATGATGAAGAGATGGCTGATACAAGAAATCCAACTCCAGTCATAACTAATTTTATAGATGATGCCAAAAGTGATCGTAGTATGTGCAATGGCAACATGAAAGGAGGTAGAACAGTCGGTGCTAATTCAGTAGTGAAAAAGCTTTCTTTCGAAGATACCTCAGATTTGAAAAATTTCTCATTCAAAGATAATGAGAGTACTGATGGAGCACAAGATACAACTTTGTCAGTTGCTTTCAATCATCAACTCGCGGGGTTAAGCTATCTTGATTCAGAAGAACCTGGAGAATGGACTCAAAACAATGCTTTAGATATTGTGGATAAGTTTTTGTCAGTCAACGACTTAAAGATGTCTCAAGAAGCTGTTCCAGAGAAAGCTAGTAATGAGAATAACTTTTCTGTATCAAGGACCAAGGATACTCTAGAATTGGCTAAGAGAATAAATATCAGGAGCCCAACAAGAGATGCGAGTATCTTTGATTGGCGTGATATCCCTGAGGATGAGGAAGCAGGAATTTCCTCCTTTAAGAATAAGAAAAAAGACAGAAATTCCTCctgtaagaagaagaaagaaggtttGAACCTCGGTAAAAGAATGATGAGAGTAGCTCGTTCAGACCCCAGTTTATTGTTAGATGACCCCAAAGGAGTAAGCAAAGGCATTGAAACATCTGAATTGGAGATCAACAACAGTTTCGAGTTTAACAAACAACTAGATGCAGTAATCCAAGAGAAGCTGCCAGAAGTAACTGGTATTAACAATGATGTAATGGATACGTATGATGTTGGTTTTGATACCCAAATGGCTGCTGAAGCTATGCAAGACTTGCTCTGTGGGGCCCCTGCCAGTCATGATAGTGATAGTTCTCACCAACTTCCAGAAAACACTATTGTTTGTTCTCCCAGGGGTGATCTTGAGATAAATTCTTGTTTAAAGCATGACTTGGTTCATAAGAAGCATCGTTCTACTGATCCAGGTGCTGCAATTAGACAAGATAAGAAAATGAAGATAGTGGAAGCGAAATCACGTAATGAAATCACATCCGTAAAATTAAGGGGGAAGCAACGGAAACCAGCTTCAGGAGAGAAGCGAAAAGCAAAGGGCAACTTGAAACGGGAGGGTGCATATTCGGGCACAAAATCCGCTAAATCTGCCGACAGTAAAACGACTGTGACAGAACAGGAAATGAGAAGCGTCAAAGGGGACAACAACAGTTTGGACAATTTGTTAGAATCAAATGAAAATCTTTCACTAAACCGAAGTCTGTTGCAGGAGGTCGGTACGTTCACACCTATTGCTTGTCGTACGAGGCGATCTAGAGCAGCAAAACCATTGGAAGGACTGAACTTATCTACCAATTCTGTAGAAGCAAAATATCTGTTAAGTGGGATCAGTCATAGTTCTGGAAAGAGTCCTAATTTAAGAGTCAAATCCCAATTGCCAAATATAAAGGAGCAGAGTCAGCAAATCAACCGAGATCTTGGAGGACTTCATGAAGTAAGCGACTGCCGTCGGAGCAGGAGATCATGTTCAAATGTAGCTGTTCACTTGAACAGAGATGGTAACTTAGATGATCAGCCCAACGTGACAACGGAAGAAATCAACTTTGGGTTTATTCCAAGGAGGAAAAGGTCAAAATGCAGGGTCAGAGGTTCTTTTAACAGTGAAATAAAAAATGATGCTGGGTCAATCTTAACCCCTGATCCATCTATATGCTCTCGCGGAAAGAAGTTTGGAGAAACCATGGTGGGCAAAAATTTATGTGAATCAGGTCTAGCTGATGGTACTATAAACTGTTCTATAACTGTTGTGAATGGGAATTTGGGTCCTAAAGTTTTGGGTAAAACCAAGTCATCAGGAGACTGTGGGAAAGAAACTGAAGTATTTATGTCATCTAATGAAAATGATGCAGCATCACCGGTCTTTACGCAATACTATTGCGGGAAAAAATCTAGGAAGAAAAGCCTGCTAAGACCATCACTCGCAGAAGAACTTACTTGGTTAGATTCTATTGAAGCATCGCCTAGCGTAGTGAAGGATCTGAGGAAAAGGAGAGATATGGCCAGCGTGCGTGTCTTGTTTAGTAACCACTTGGGCGAGGATATAATAAAACATCAACAGAAG ATTTCAAGACGGTTAGGCATTTGCAttgcatcatcttcttcagaagcCACACACTTCATTGCTGATCAGTTTGCACGTACAAGGAATATGTTAGAAGCAATTGCTCATGGTAAACATGTGGTTACACATCTTTGGCTTGAAAGCTGCGAACAAGCTGGTTGTTTAATCGATGAGAAAAATTACATACTAAGGGatcccaaaaaagaaaaagagattggaTTCAGCATGCCAGTTTCATTGGCACGTGCGCGCAAAAGTCCACTTTTACAG GATAAACAAGTTTTCATCACACCAAATGTAAAACCTAGTAAACAACTGGTCTCAGACTTAGCTAAGGCAGTGCATGGTCAG ATTGTGGAGGAAATGGGGAAATATGCGAAGAACAGTAACAAAATTCCAGATGATCTTTTGGTATTTTCTTGTGAAGAAGATCACAGAATATGCATGCCTCTCGTTGagaaag GAGCTGCAATTTATAGTTCAGAGATTCTACTGACGGGGATTATTGTTCAGAAACTGGAGTATGGGAG ACATCGACTCTTCAGGGATCAATAA